In the genome of Aspergillus flavus chromosome 8, complete sequence, one region contains:
- a CDS encoding alkaline D-peptidase — translation MSKVYLTIIFTVLFLFQCVSSFTPCPLLGPPFPAFTLDKNSSILTSALANLTGTFDEQNTKGSGSHGDTTPNTTSFSVSLFSTNQGTASASPFFFDYHYTAPSLQNSSNKIQHANRDSIYRIGGLTQIFTVWTSLVEAGDAIWHDPVTKYLPELITKSANAKQDPVRYVDWEDITVGQLASHMAGLSRDYCVDDIGKEGYGIDDGLPPSNGSSGTCRANNSSQAGSLAVLAQQLPVAPPGVTPIYSNVGFQILGYIIERITGQPFSDVLESRILKPLSLTKTSLHTPSSSSSGLIPTNPRTSGWSNQYTGEAPALSMYSTITDLSTAGKAILNSTILPRTQTNRWLKPVSHTSNPANSLGYPWIVYSSGDYPSTSMVDIYTYYSSIGQYSSYIGLVPDYNVGFTVLAADSVSAPDLNAHADIIGDVILPALMKTAVTQAGARFGGQYTAASGLNSSITVSVDELPGMFVDKFVSNGTDFRKTLASLIGVEDPAALSIRLYPTGLVSETASGGSRVSFRAVLQDKNELADADTPTCVSWMDVDKFKYQGRALDLFVFEVDAGGNAVGVEIPGLELHLNRRK, via the exons ATGTCTAAAGTATATCTTACCATAATTTTCAccgtcctttttcttttccaatgtGTATCTTCATTTACTCCTTGTCCGCTCTTAGGACCACCATTCCCAGCATTCACCCTCGACAAGAACTCGTCAATATTGACATCTGCCCTGGCCAATCTTACCGGGACATTTGATGAACAGAATACAAAAGGGTCCGGTTCCCACGGGGATACCACTCCCAACACCACTTCGTTCAGTGTTTCACTTTTCTCCACCAACCAAGGAACTGCGAGTGCCagtcctttcttcttcgactaTCATTACACTGCCCCGTCATTGCAGAACTCATCAAACAAAATCCAACATGCGAATCGGGACAGCATTTACCGCATCGGTGGACTTACCCAGATTTTCACCGTCTGGACTAGTCTTGTTGAGGCAGGGGATGCCATCTGGCACGATCCTGTGACAAAGTATCTTCCTGAGTTAATTACGAAGAGTGCGAACGCAAAACAAGATCCTGTTCGGTATGTGGATTGGGAAGATATTACCGTTGGCCAACTAGCCAGTCATATGGCGGGCCTTTCTAGGGACT ACTGTGTTGATGACATAGGGAAGGAAGGCTACGGCATCGATGACGGATTACCACCATCCAATGGCAGCAGTGGTACCTGCAGAGCCAATAATAGCTCTCAAGCCG GATCGCTCGCCGTCTTAGCTCAACAACTTCCAGTTGCTCCTCCGGGGGTAACCCCCATCTACTCGAATGTTGGATTCCAAATTCTAGGCTACATTATAGAAAGAATCACAGGCCAGCCGTTCAGCGACGTCCTCGAAAGTCGCATCCTTAAGCCACTGTCTCTGACTAAAACAAGCCTACACACTCCTTCAAGCAGCTCATCCGGCCTCATTCCAACAAACCCCAGAACCAGCGGCTGGTCTAACCAATATACAGGCGAAGCACC TGCCCTCTCAATGTATTCAACAATCACCGACCTCTCCACCGCCGGAAAAGCAATCCTCAACTCAACCATCTTACCCCGAACCCAAACAAACCGCTGGCTGAAACCAGTCTCTCACACATCCAACCCAGCCAACTCCCTCGGCTACCCCTGGATCGTCTACAGCAGCGGTGACTATCCCAGTACCTCAATGGTAGACATCTATACCTATTACAGCAGCATCGGCCAATACAGCTCCTACATAGGTCTTGTTCCAGACTACAACGTCGGTTTCACCGTTCTCGCAGCCGATAGCGTCTCCGCGCCGGACTTAAATGCACACGCCGATATCATCGGTGATGTGATCTTACCCGCGTTGATGAAGACGGCCGTTACACAGGCGGGCGCTCGCTTCGGTGGCCAGTATACGGCGGCTTCTGGGCTTAATTCGTCAATCACTGTCTCTGTCGATGAGTTGCCCGGGATGTTTGTCGACAAATTCGTCAGTAATGGGACGGATTTCAGGAAGACCTTAGCTTCCTTAATTGGGGTTGAGGATCCGGCGGCCTTGAGTATCCGGTTGTATCCGACTGGGCTGGTTTCGGAGACTGCATCAGGCGGTTCCAGGGTGTCGTTCAGGGCTGTTTTGCAGGATAAGAATGAGCTTGCTGATGCTGACACGCCGACTTGTGTTTCGTGGATGGATGTGGATAAGTTCAAGTACCAGGGCCGTGCGCTGgatttatttgtttttgaGGTTGATGCTGGTGGAAACGCTGTTGGGGTTGAGATTCCTGGTTTGGAGCTGCACTTAAACAGGAGGAAATAG